A region from the Lentimonas sp. CC4 genome encodes:
- a CDS encoding arylsulfatase, protein MKHPLLKSCLVAALSLSGMLTTALAAEAKQPNIIFVMTDDQGYPVVGAHGHPWIRTPHLDKMHEESIRFDRFMMGSTCAPSRAGIMAGVHSIRNGVTHTIYERERLNPAAITLPEVLKTAGYTSGYFGKWHLGDEEIYQPDQRGFDEYFIHGAGGIGQAFPGSCADVPKNKYFDPVFRHNGTFVQTKGYCTDILFKATLGWIQSVKDSDQPFFAYLSPNAPHSPFIAPPEYQKYFKGLGFDGKTAGFYGMIEHIDYSMGIMFEQLETWGLLENTIVIFTSDNGMTSIGCGLKSKAGRPHKQIGTDPEGNPMMTYNAGMKGLKGTVHEGGVRVPFFVRWDGKIKEGRTVDTVVNYLDILPTLAELAGAELPSTQAFEGRSLASFLFEENPEWEDRFQFQHVTRWNHGVNPDDFKWKSYSVRNQRFRLVAGVLYDMENDPSQNEDVTDQYPELVTEMKKAYEKFWDDSRPLMINDGVPLAEEKPYHVNYNEQKATTGIPQWEEPELSN, encoded by the coding sequence ATGAAACATCCATTACTAAAATCATGTCTCGTCGCTGCTCTGAGTCTATCGGGAATGCTGACGACGGCTCTAGCGGCAGAAGCCAAACAACCTAACATCATCTTTGTGATGACGGATGATCAGGGCTATCCCGTCGTTGGGGCACATGGCCACCCCTGGATACGCACGCCGCATTTGGATAAGATGCACGAGGAATCGATTCGTTTTGATCGCTTTATGATGGGCTCTACCTGCGCGCCGAGTCGGGCCGGGATTATGGCGGGCGTGCATTCTATTCGTAATGGCGTTACGCATACCATCTACGAACGCGAGCGCCTTAATCCTGCGGCGATCACGCTTCCCGAAGTTCTCAAAACCGCAGGCTATACCTCTGGTTACTTTGGTAAATGGCACCTCGGCGATGAGGAAATCTATCAGCCGGATCAACGCGGCTTTGACGAATACTTCATCCACGGTGCCGGAGGTATCGGGCAGGCCTTTCCTGGCTCCTGTGCTGACGTGCCGAAGAATAAATACTTTGATCCTGTATTCAGACACAATGGAACCTTTGTGCAGACCAAAGGTTATTGCACCGACATCCTCTTCAAAGCAACTCTCGGCTGGATTCAATCGGTTAAAGATTCAGACCAGCCGTTTTTCGCTTATCTCTCTCCGAATGCGCCACATAGTCCATTCATCGCACCACCAGAGTATCAGAAATACTTTAAAGGCCTAGGATTTGATGGTAAAACCGCGGGTTTCTACGGGATGATTGAACATATCGACTACAGCATGGGAATCATGTTCGAACAGTTAGAAACTTGGGGTTTGTTAGAAAACACCATTGTCATTTTTACGTCGGACAATGGCATGACCTCAATCGGTTGTGGATTAAAAAGTAAAGCAGGTCGCCCACATAAGCAGATCGGAACAGACCCAGAGGGCAATCCAATGATGACCTACAATGCAGGGATGAAGGGACTCAAGGGCACTGTGCATGAAGGCGGAGTCAGAGTGCCTTTCTTCGTCCGTTGGGATGGAAAGATCAAGGAAGGCAGAACAGTTGATACAGTCGTCAACTACCTGGATATCTTGCCCACCTTAGCAGAACTGGCGGGGGCTGAGCTTCCGAGCACACAGGCATTCGAAGGTCGGAGCTTAGCCTCCTTCCTCTTTGAGGAAAACCCAGAATGGGAAGACCGTTTTCAGTTCCAACACGTAACACGCTGGAATCACGGAGTCAATCCCGACGATTTCAAATGGAAGAGCTACTCTGTGCGCAATCAGCGCTTCAGACTCGTCGCAGGCGTGCTTTACGACATGGAAAATGATCCAAGTCAGAACGAAGATGTGACGGATCAGTATCCTGAACTGGTAACTGAAATGAAGAAGGCTTACGAAAAGTTCTGGGATGATTCTCGTCCGCTTATGATCAATGACGGTGTGCCTCTCGCTGAAGAAAAGCCCTACCACGTCAATTATAACGAACAAAAGGCAACCACAGGGATTCCTCAGTGGGAAGAGCCTGAATTGTCAAACTAG
- a CDS encoding PDZ domain-containing protein, with amino-acid sequence MNIRKCLSSILLIAPIALMASDIYLSPQGDDSNIGSKVARVASLAKAQELARLHAGKSPVTVHVADGVYYLPETLVMTPADSGTASHPVVYKAENEGGAVLSGGSELTLRWESYRNGIYQATTPQELEIDQLFINGRNQRMARYPNYDAKLKAKAYQGFAADAFSKKRAERWADPAGGYIHAMHTKRWGGYHYLITGKDAAGEVTYEGGWQNNRQMGMHKDFRMVENIFEELDAEGEWYHDSKANTLYYKPIAGTDLQAATVEVVRLRHIVKFQGSENSPVKHITFQGFVVRHAARTFMDTKEPLLRSDWAIYRGGAFFLTGTEDISILDSEFDQVGGNAIFVNNYNRRTKIKGCHIHDAGASGVCFVGDPNAVRDPLFEYREKNDLSKIDRTPGPKTNNYPAKCFVEDSLIHGIGRTERQPAGIQISMAMDITIRDVSIYDTARAGINVSEGTWGGHLIERVDVFDTVLETHDHGSFNSWGRDRFWHSDRSVTQVAVDADPTLPFLDAVKTTTIRDSRWRCDHGWDIDLDDGSTNYDIYNNLMLARGLKLREGFRRYAWNNITVNNGLHPHVWYNNSKDKVYSNIFMLQARPVGIRKESIGNTVMDKNLYFSKKPNVMGATQKIGWDANSIQADPLFIDPSIGDYRVKEGSPAFDIGFQNFPMDQFGVKKPSLKAIARTPVFPANEVNKTKKVAKARNKKSVTMAADWLGATISSLSGDEFSAYGVSEEEGGVAIIELSNTWTASESSLREGDLIQGVNGQAVSNIDEFFKALSKVQSGVVQLKVIRNQQPIAVKLELSK; translated from the coding sequence ATGAATATACGAAAGTGCCTATCCTCTATCCTATTAATTGCTCCAATTGCGCTGATGGCTTCGGATATCTACCTCTCTCCTCAGGGGGACGATTCAAATATAGGAAGCAAAGTTGCCCGCGTCGCTTCATTGGCTAAGGCGCAAGAACTGGCCCGTCTGCACGCTGGAAAGTCACCCGTTACAGTGCATGTCGCTGACGGCGTTTACTATCTACCCGAAACTTTGGTGATGACTCCTGCAGATTCAGGGACTGCAAGTCATCCTGTCGTCTATAAAGCCGAGAACGAGGGCGGAGCCGTTTTAAGTGGTGGCTCTGAGTTAACACTTCGTTGGGAGTCTTACCGTAATGGTATTTACCAGGCGACAACGCCTCAAGAGCTAGAAATCGATCAATTGTTTATCAATGGTCGTAATCAGCGCATGGCACGTTACCCGAATTATGATGCTAAGTTGAAAGCGAAAGCGTATCAGGGCTTTGCTGCAGATGCTTTTTCAAAGAAGCGTGCGGAGCGTTGGGCAGATCCAGCCGGCGGTTATATTCATGCGATGCACACCAAACGTTGGGGCGGTTACCACTATCTCATCACGGGGAAGGATGCAGCGGGTGAAGTGACTTATGAAGGTGGCTGGCAGAACAATCGTCAGATGGGGATGCACAAAGACTTCAGGATGGTGGAAAATATATTCGAGGAGTTGGATGCGGAAGGAGAGTGGTATCATGACTCCAAGGCGAATACACTCTACTATAAGCCAATTGCTGGCACCGACTTACAAGCTGCTACTGTTGAAGTCGTCAGACTGCGCCATATCGTAAAATTTCAAGGCAGCGAGAACAGCCCGGTGAAGCACATTACTTTTCAAGGTTTTGTCGTGCGCCATGCGGCACGCACCTTCATGGATACAAAGGAGCCTTTATTGCGTTCTGACTGGGCAATCTATCGTGGCGGTGCCTTCTTCCTCACGGGAACCGAAGATATCAGCATACTGGATAGCGAGTTTGACCAGGTCGGTGGTAACGCAATTTTTGTCAATAACTACAACCGCCGCACTAAGATTAAAGGTTGCCACATTCACGATGCGGGTGCCAGTGGTGTCTGCTTTGTCGGAGATCCGAATGCCGTGCGTGATCCGCTTTTTGAATACAGAGAGAAGAATGATTTGTCCAAGATTGACCGGACTCCTGGACCTAAAACGAATAATTACCCCGCAAAGTGCTTTGTTGAAGACAGTTTGATCCATGGAATTGGGCGCACTGAGCGTCAACCTGCAGGTATTCAGATCTCGATGGCAATGGACATTACGATTCGAGATGTCTCTATCTATGATACTGCACGAGCAGGCATCAATGTGAGTGAAGGCACTTGGGGTGGGCATTTGATCGAGCGCGTTGACGTGTTCGACACGGTTTTAGAAACGCATGACCACGGTTCATTCAACTCTTGGGGGCGTGATCGATTTTGGCATAGTGACCGATCGGTCACTCAAGTAGCAGTGGATGCGGATCCAACGCTTCCTTTTCTCGATGCTGTTAAAACGACCACGATTCGTGACAGTCGTTGGCGCTGTGACCATGGTTGGGATATCGATTTGGATGATGGGTCGACCAACTACGACATTTACAATAATCTGATGTTGGCGCGTGGGTTGAAACTACGTGAAGGCTTCCGACGTTATGCGTGGAACAACATCACTGTTAATAACGGCCTGCATCCGCATGTCTGGTATAACAATAGTAAAGACAAGGTATACTCAAATATTTTTATGCTACAGGCGCGTCCGGTTGGCATACGTAAAGAGTCTATCGGAAATACTGTTATGGACAAAAATTTGTATTTCTCAAAAAAGCCTAACGTCATGGGTGCGACTCAAAAAATAGGCTGGGACGCAAACTCGATTCAGGCTGATCCGCTCTTTATCGATCCTTCTATTGGTGATTACCGGGTCAAAGAAGGCTCGCCAGCGTTCGATATCGGATTTCAAAATTTCCCGATGGATCAGTTTGGGGTGAAAAAGCCTTCACTGAAAGCGATTGCTAGAACACCAGTCTTTCCTGCGAATGAAGTGAATAAGACAAAGAAAGTCGCGAAGGCCAGGAACAAAAAGTCTGTTACTATGGCTGCAGACTGGTTGGGAGCAACGATTAGCAGTCTGAGTGGTGATGAGTTCTCTGCTTATGGTGTTAGCGAAGAGGAAGGTGGCGTCGCGATCATTGAGCTATCGAATACTTGGACGGCATCGGAATCTAGCCTCCGAGAAGGCGATTTGATTCAGGGGGTGAATGGTCAAGCAGTTTCAAATATAGATGAGTTCTTTAAGGCTCTTTCTAAAGTTCAATCTGGTGTGGTTCAACTGAAGGTGATCCGTAATCAACAGCCTATCGCAGTGAAACTTGAGCTCTCCAAGTAA
- a CDS encoding alpha-L-fucosidase, giving the protein MNKICFIFLAMSLFWSWQSVSAEKQQSMDEMWGDEKIDQQSQNPGLKWFTEDKYAMFIHWGLYSEMAGDWKGETYYGIGEWIMNMASIPVDEYKAYAKNFNPDRFDAIELVRLAKAAGMKTIVITAKHHDGFAMFDSKASDFTVVKASPCKRDLMKELADACHAEGIRFGFYYSQNNDWTEPYGGKYKGTRPKGYTPKDFSIYFEQKVAPQVTELLTGYGPISVIWFDTPGGMPRQYSRQLVDLVKKHQPECLINSRIGGGYGDYVSLGDMHIPTIRPKQKVWETVDTTNNSWSYAWYDQNWKSPKTICERLITVVARGGSYMLNIGPKGDGTIPEGAVYSLKRSGAWLKAHGEAIYGAKASPFNQGFYWGDITSKENELYLHIFQWPEGGKLRLSGLGARAQSAVLLHDNSKLEVSQNGPLIEVSLGSEVGRHLPLIPVIKLSLDAPAKVTDQAKQVDGLGPVTLHGETANTKGCRVQKERWMEKFGEWVHYEYVAGWQDVDAEASWNLNVIEPGKYMLSLEYACTHENAGSEWVVSSGDESITFVTYESGYDPSKKTIHKGDAPRGARLRNFTIPLGVLELSESGEAQLKISPRNLVGAGGISIKAVTLEPYR; this is encoded by the coding sequence ATGAATAAAATATGCTTTATTTTCCTCGCGATGAGCCTGTTCTGGTCATGGCAGTCAGTGTCAGCTGAAAAGCAGCAGAGCATGGATGAAATGTGGGGGGACGAGAAGATTGATCAGCAATCGCAGAACCCTGGATTGAAATGGTTCACAGAAGATAAATATGCGATGTTTATTCATTGGGGTCTCTATTCTGAAATGGCAGGAGATTGGAAGGGCGAAACCTATTACGGTATCGGTGAGTGGATCATGAACATGGCCAGTATTCCCGTCGACGAATACAAGGCTTATGCTAAGAACTTTAATCCTGATCGCTTCGATGCTATCGAATTGGTTCGATTGGCAAAAGCGGCCGGAATGAAGACGATCGTGATTACCGCTAAGCATCATGATGGCTTTGCGATGTTTGACTCAAAAGCCAGTGATTTTACGGTGGTAAAAGCGTCGCCTTGCAAGCGGGATTTAATGAAAGAACTGGCTGATGCCTGTCATGCGGAAGGGATCCGTTTCGGTTTCTACTATTCGCAGAACAATGACTGGACGGAGCCTTATGGGGGCAAATACAAAGGCACTCGGCCAAAAGGATATACGCCTAAAGATTTCTCCATTTACTTTGAGCAAAAAGTGGCGCCTCAAGTGACTGAGTTACTTACGGGATATGGTCCTATATCGGTCATTTGGTTCGATACTCCGGGGGGCATGCCCAGGCAATATAGCCGTCAACTGGTTGATCTGGTTAAAAAACACCAACCAGAGTGTTTGATCAACAGCCGGATTGGTGGCGGATACGGGGATTATGTCTCTCTCGGAGATATGCACATTCCAACGATACGTCCGAAGCAAAAAGTTTGGGAAACAGTGGATACCACCAACAATTCGTGGTCGTATGCTTGGTATGATCAAAATTGGAAATCGCCTAAGACCATCTGCGAACGTCTGATCACCGTGGTTGCACGCGGCGGTTCGTATATGTTGAATATCGGTCCAAAAGGAGACGGCACGATTCCGGAAGGAGCGGTCTATTCGTTGAAACGCTCAGGTGCGTGGCTTAAAGCACATGGCGAAGCCATCTACGGGGCAAAGGCCTCTCCTTTTAATCAAGGTTTTTACTGGGGGGATATAACATCGAAGGAGAACGAACTGTATTTGCACATTTTTCAATGGCCTGAAGGGGGTAAGCTTCGGCTCTCCGGTTTGGGGGCGAGGGCACAGTCCGCCGTTCTATTACATGATAACTCCAAACTCGAAGTGTCGCAAAATGGACCGCTCATCGAAGTCAGTCTCGGTTCAGAGGTGGGACGTCATCTGCCACTGATTCCAGTTATCAAGCTAAGTCTAGATGCACCTGCCAAGGTCACGGATCAGGCAAAACAAGTGGACGGTCTGGGGCCAGTCACGCTACATGGGGAGACCGCAAACACGAAGGGATGCCGTGTGCAGAAGGAGCGGTGGATGGAAAAGTTTGGAGAGTGGGTTCACTACGAATATGTCGCAGGATGGCAAGATGTGGATGCTGAAGCGAGTTGGAATCTAAATGTAATTGAGCCTGGCAAGTATATGCTCAGTCTCGAGTATGCCTGCACGCATGAGAATGCAGGTTCCGAGTGGGTCGTGTCGTCTGGTGACGAAAGTATTACCTTTGTCACATACGAGTCAGGTTATGATCCGAGTAAGAAAACGATACATAAAGGGGATGCGCCGAGAGGGGCACGATTACGTAACTTTACGATCCCTCTCGGAGTTCTGGAATTATCAGAAAGTGGAGAGGCTCAACTGAAAATTTCTCCGCGTAATTTAGTCGGGGCGGGAGGCATTAGTATCAAAGCGGTTACGCTCGAACCGTATCGTTAG
- a CDS encoding arylsulfatase, producing MMKHLMNTVLLGLCLVGAAHAVDRPNVILVMTDDQGYGDLGCHGNPVLKTPEIDKLHAESIRFTDFHVSPFCTPSRASLMTGNHAGRTGAFRTTGGRSAMHTDEKTIAHLFADNGYVTGMIGKWHLGDNAPHRPQDRGFQDVVWHRCGGIGQASDYLGNDYFDDTYERVRPGSRVGQWEDFEGYCTDVFFREGIRFIEENKEKPFFLYLPLNAPHGPYRVPEEWAAPYREDPEWAPFANFYGMIANIDYNMGILRERLEQMGLAENTILIFMTDNGTAAGAKFKGLESEAIKGYNAGMRGKKSSVFEGGIKVPFFIYWPKGELTGGKDVETLAAHIDVLPTLAELCGIEVPAGYEPDGLSVVPLLKGQADDWPRDHLIVQYHGGSHGRSDLDKAFADTTVLTERWRLVNSGKTELHDIEADPAQRNDVSAEYPEVVASLKAMYEPFWESVSPRLVHPARIDLGNPDQNPTELCSQDWFMKKGYPPYSLNQIKRRPRITAPWRVDVKRAGRYEITLRQWPEVGDKVLVAERAKIEIAGLTKEALVPKDSKGITFELDLPAGPTELWTYLYDKADKAGGAYFTEVKFIE from the coding sequence ATGATGAAACATTTAATGAATACAGTCCTGCTGGGACTCTGTCTCGTAGGGGCTGCCCATGCGGTTGACCGCCCTAATGTGATCTTGGTGATGACCGATGATCAGGGCTATGGAGATCTTGGATGCCATGGAAACCCGGTTCTGAAGACACCCGAGATTGATAAGCTCCACGCTGAATCGATTCGCTTCACCGACTTTCATGTCAGTCCGTTCTGCACACCTAGCCGCGCCTCGCTAATGACAGGCAACCATGCTGGCCGCACAGGTGCATTCCGCACGACTGGTGGGCGCTCAGCTATGCACACCGACGAAAAGACCATCGCTCATTTGTTTGCAGATAATGGTTATGTGACAGGCATGATCGGGAAGTGGCACCTTGGTGATAACGCGCCGCACCGTCCACAAGACCGTGGCTTTCAAGATGTTGTCTGGCATCGTTGTGGTGGTATTGGTCAGGCCTCCGATTACTTGGGGAACGATTACTTTGATGATACCTACGAACGTGTTCGCCCTGGCAGCAGAGTAGGGCAGTGGGAGGATTTTGAAGGCTATTGCACCGACGTATTTTTCCGCGAAGGTATACGCTTCATTGAGGAAAATAAGGAAAAGCCCTTCTTCTTGTATCTACCACTGAATGCGCCTCATGGCCCCTATCGAGTTCCCGAAGAGTGGGCAGCACCTTACCGTGAAGACCCTGAGTGGGCACCCTTTGCGAATTTCTATGGGATGATTGCTAATATCGATTACAACATGGGTATTTTACGCGAGCGCCTTGAGCAGATGGGTCTGGCGGAAAATACGATTCTTATTTTCATGACAGACAATGGCACTGCGGCAGGCGCCAAGTTTAAGGGGCTAGAGTCGGAAGCGATCAAAGGTTACAACGCTGGAATGCGTGGCAAGAAGTCCTCGGTTTTTGAAGGCGGCATAAAGGTTCCATTTTTTATCTATTGGCCTAAAGGCGAACTCACGGGTGGCAAAGACGTGGAAACCTTAGCTGCACATATTGACGTGTTGCCGACGCTTGCAGAGCTCTGTGGTATTGAGGTTCCTGCTGGTTATGAACCAGATGGCTTGTCTGTAGTGCCTCTACTAAAGGGGCAAGCCGATGACTGGCCTCGCGATCATCTGATCGTCCAGTATCATGGTGGGTCGCATGGGCGTAGTGATTTGGATAAGGCATTTGCCGATACGACAGTTTTGACGGAGCGTTGGCGCTTGGTCAATTCGGGCAAAACTGAGCTTCATGATATCGAGGCAGATCCCGCTCAGCGTAACGATGTTTCTGCAGAGTATCCAGAGGTTGTCGCTAGTTTGAAGGCGATGTATGAGCCATTCTGGGAGTCGGTTTCGCCGCGTCTGGTGCATCCTGCAAGAATTGATTTGGGCAATCCAGATCAGAATCCCACTGAGCTTTGTTCACAGGATTGGTTTATGAAGAAGGGCTACCCGCCATATTCTCTAAACCAAATAAAAAGGCGGCCTAGAATCACTGCGCCATGGCGCGTTGATGTCAAACGGGCTGGTCGCTATGAGATCACACTACGTCAGTGGCCTGAAGTGGGGGATAAAGTATTGGTCGCAGAGCGTGCGAAAATCGAGATAGCAGGGCTTACTAAAGAAGCTCTGGTTCCAAAAGACAGCAAAGGTATAACTTTCGAGTTGGATCTACCTGCTGGTCCTACAGAACTCTGGACTTATTTATACGATAAAGCTGATAAAGCAGGTGGTGCTTATTTCACCGAGGTCAAATTCATCGAATAA
- a CDS encoding alpha-L-fucosidase, giving the protein MKLNKNVILMTAALVFASSTVHAEESGTPYDGSWESLQQMPVPSWFDDGKIGIFIHWGPYSAIGYRKGGRGYAEHVPKMIYVHQKHYFPYMQKRWGATPPEFGYKDIIPEFKAENWDPDAWAKLFHDVGFKYVVMTAEHHDGWANWDSDLTPWNAMDMGPKRDLVGDLGKALKKYDLKYAPSYHRERHASFFAKKLYVVDAQPQDLIAEEIKRVPEAASLYGPFGIDKEFVDDYVARWKEIQTKYEPDFLWIDDIPIWTRDGNQVLKGTAKPEVQYFYDQCRSMITDFMNDGARRGAEVYLNNKGGNRNWPDGVGCLEKDNLKLAVIGPKWESCTTFGTSFGYLDGDSYKEIDSVIHEMIEVIARNGNFLVNIGPKADGTIPEPQMERLMAMKDWLTVNGEAIYGSRYWKESGQANEHLAFTTNGTKLYAIKLQKPEAPFIIDGTAGWVDANVKSVRLLGSDAEVAHEMTPQGLRISPPTDLGNSQYAWSFEIVTDEEQHHPNVVELDADKALSGTKRVNLDGEDSVKKNKKKK; this is encoded by the coding sequence ATGAAATTGAATAAAAATGTAATACTAATGACCGCTGCCTTAGTTTTTGCTAGTTCGACAGTGCACGCAGAAGAATCTGGAACACCTTATGACGGTAGCTGGGAGTCTTTACAACAGATGCCGGTGCCGTCTTGGTTCGACGATGGCAAGATCGGCATCTTTATTCACTGGGGGCCGTATAGTGCGATTGGCTATCGGAAAGGCGGACGCGGCTACGCGGAGCATGTGCCGAAAATGATTTATGTGCATCAAAAACACTATTTCCCTTACATGCAAAAACGCTGGGGCGCGACTCCGCCGGAGTTCGGCTACAAGGATATTATTCCTGAATTCAAAGCTGAGAATTGGGATCCAGATGCATGGGCAAAGCTGTTCCATGATGTCGGTTTCAAATACGTAGTGATGACCGCCGAGCACCATGATGGCTGGGCGAACTGGGACTCCGATCTGACCCCGTGGAACGCGATGGACATGGGGCCGAAGCGTGACCTCGTGGGCGATCTCGGCAAGGCTTTGAAAAAATACGATCTCAAGTATGCGCCTTCGTATCACCGTGAGCGTCACGCCTCGTTCTTCGCTAAGAAGCTCTATGTGGTTGATGCACAGCCGCAGGATTTGATTGCCGAGGAGATCAAACGTGTGCCTGAAGCGGCCTCGCTCTACGGGCCATTCGGTATCGATAAGGAATTTGTCGACGACTACGTGGCGCGCTGGAAGGAGATACAGACGAAGTATGAGCCAGATTTCCTTTGGATCGATGACATCCCGATCTGGACACGCGATGGGAACCAAGTGTTGAAGGGAACAGCGAAACCAGAGGTGCAGTATTTCTACGACCAATGCCGTAGTATGATTACCGACTTTATGAACGACGGAGCTAGGCGCGGTGCTGAGGTTTACCTCAATAATAAGGGAGGGAACCGCAATTGGCCAGACGGCGTGGGTTGTTTGGAAAAGGATAACCTGAAGCTCGCTGTCATCGGTCCCAAATGGGAGAGCTGCACGACCTTCGGAACCTCCTTCGGTTATCTGGATGGTGACAGCTATAAGGAGATCGACAGCGTCATCCATGAGATGATTGAGGTCATCGCCCGCAACGGAAATTTCCTAGTAAACATCGGTCCCAAAGCGGACGGCACAATCCCCGAACCGCAAATGGAACGCCTGATGGCGATGAAAGATTGGCTCACGGTCAACGGCGAAGCGATCTACGGCTCGCGCTATTGGAAAGAGAGCGGGCAGGCGAATGAACACCTCGCCTTCACCACGAACGGCACGAAACTATACGCCATTAAGCTCCAAAAACCTGAAGCGCCGTTCATTATTGACGGCACGGCTGGCTGGGTGGACGCGAACGTAAAGTCGGTCCGCTTGCTCGGATCCGATGCCGAAGTCGCCCATGAAATGACTCCGCAGGGGCTTCGTATTTCCCCACCGACTGATCTCGGAAATAGCCAGTATGCATGGTCATTCGAAATTGTGACCGACGAAGAACAACATCATCCCAACGTTGTTGAGTTAGATGCGGACAAGGCGTTGAGCGGAACGAAGAGGGTGAACCTCGACGGTGAGGATAGCGTTAAAAAGAATAAAAAGAAAAAGTAG